In Oncorhynchus tshawytscha isolate Ot180627B unplaced genomic scaffold, Otsh_v2.0 Un_scaffold_14841_pilon_pilon, whole genome shotgun sequence, the DNA window GTGGGGAAACCCTGTTGGAGGAGCAGTACGTGTCTGTTAAAACACTCATTGTTCAATAAAGCCTTGTAGCCACTCCAGATATCAAGGAGGTTTACAGTTATTGGATATTTACCGTCTCATCAAAGCTGGAATACTTGTCGGTTTCAGAGCGGAACATATCGCACGGGGAGATTTTCATCTTCGCAAGTTTGGCCAACTGTGAAGAAACCAACCATGAACAGAGACACATCAATATACCTGCATCTAGACATGAGGCTGGTAACATCagtattactgttctcagatcaGTTAGCAGAGGAGACACATCAATATACCTGCATCTAGACATGAGGCTGGTAACATCagtattactgttctcagatcaGTTAGCAGAGGAGACACATCAATATACCTGCATCTAGACATGAGGCTGGTAACATCagtattactgttctcagatcaGTTAGCAGAGGAGTCACATCAATATACCTACATCTAGACATGAGGCTGGTAACATCAGTATtactgctctcagatcagttaGCAGAGGATTCACATCAATATACCTGCATCTAGGACAGGAGGCTGGTAACATCAGTATtactgctctcagatcagttaGCAGAGGATTCACATCAATATACCTGCATCTAGGACAGGAGGCTGGTAACATTATtactgctctcagatcagttaGTGGAGGACTCGGAAGACAGTGGTCCTGCCACAGATAAAGGACTCTCCCTTTGAGGGACTTCCACCAGAGATGAGtcctcctctatccatctctatggtcCAACTAACCTCCTGCTCCAGCTTCTTCTTGGCAGCCTCCtctttcttgttcttcttctcgtcctccatcttctttttctcattcctctccctcAGCAGGGTCTCTTTGTCCACCAGCTTCACCACAGTGGGAAGGCCTGACAATGACAAGACAACACAGCCAGTCATCACTGTGGCTGCTACTAGTTTTCGCTGAtctatggagtgtgtgtgtgtgtgtgtacatattgtAGTCAGTGCATTTACCTTCATGGTCTTCTAGACGCACCCCCAGCTCAGGTAAGGTGTCATTACGGACCACGTCACACAGCTGTAGCACCTCTGTCActgagaacacagagagaaaacacagacagtcagaacacagacagagagagaacacagacagagagaacacagacagtcacCACGTCTACAAGCCTCACATTTCTAGCAGCAGGCAACTGTGTTCAATTATTAGTATTTTTGTTGATTAACTTGGGAGGGAGGAAGTATTTACCATTCTGTTCTCTGGCAATTTTGCGAACAGATTCTCTGAAGTCTGACAGCACCTTCAGATAGGGCATCACTGTGGTCTCCATCTGCAAGCAGCCTCAGTTAGCTTGACTAGAAACGTCCACAGAATCACAACGTCTACGAGAACACGGATATAATGACAACAATATGATTcattttcaaatccaaagtgacttagtcatacatacatgcatatgggtgatcccgggaatcaaaccctcTATCCTGGCATCGCAAACACCATACACTACCAACTGAGCAACAGAGGACCACTACCAACTGAGCAACAGAGGACCACTACCAACTGAGCAACAGAGGACCACTACCAACTGAGGAGAGATGGTGGTGGCCAATCCCAACAGTAGATCATGTTGAAAGCACCTCGACTGCAGAGAAGCAGCCTGGTATCTCCAGGGCAATACTTACATCCACATGGTGACCATCTCCTCCTACTGGGAATCCAATAGCAGCCTGGTATCTCCAGGGCAATACTTACATCCACATGGTGACCATCTCCTCCCACTGGGAATCCAATAGCAGCCTGGTATCTCCAGGGCAATACTTACATCCACATGATGACCATCTCCTCCTACTGGGAATCCAATAGCAGCCTGGTATCTCCAGGGCAATACTTACATCCACATGATGACCATCTCCTCCTACTGGGAATCCAATAGCAGCCTGGTATCTCCAGGGCAATACTTACATCCACATGATGACCATCTCCTCCTACTGGGAATCCAATAGCAGCCTGGTATCTCCAGGGCAATACTTACATCCACATGGTGACCATCTCCTCCCACTGGGAATCCAATAGGCTCGGTCCCTTCAATGGCCCCGAAGGTCTACagcacagacagggttagagaacTTCATCAGAACAAAAGGGATGTGGTCTCCTGGTAAGTAAAAGGACTGAATAGGTTTCTATCTTAGCTATAGTGGTGTAAATATCACGTGACCCGGTTTTCACTTTCCACATCGCCGCTTCTCGTTTTTAATACTGAATGTGTTCACGAGATTTATGTGATGGCACCGTTGTTCAGTCATGCCCTTCAAAATGGGTTTATCTGGAACAGccgatgtaacggatgtgaaacggctagcttagttagcggtggtactgatgtaacggatgtgaaacggctagcttagttagcggtggtgccgatgtaatggatgtgaaacggctagcttagttagcggtggtactgatgtaacggatgtgaaacggctagcttagttagcggtggtactgatgtaacggatgtgaaaaggctagcttagttagcggtggtactgatgtaacggatgtgaaaaggctagcttagttagcggtggtactgatgtaacggatgtgaaacggctagcttagttagcggtggtactgatgtaacagatgtgaaacggctagcttagttagcggtggtgcttagttagcggtggtgctgatgtaacggatgtgaaacggctagcttagttagcggtggtactggtgtaacggatgtgaaacggctagcttagttagcggtggtactgatgtaacggatgtgaaacggctagcttagttagcggtggtgctggtgtaacggatgtgaaacggctagcttagttagcggtggtactgatgtaacggatgtgaaacggctagcttagttagcggtggtgctgatgtaacggatgtgaaacggctagcttagttagcggtggtactgatgtaacggatgtgaaacggctagcttagttagcggtggtgcgccctaaatagtgtttcaatcggtgacgtcacttgctctgagaccttgaagtagtggttccccttgctctgcaagggccgcggcttttgtggagcgatgggtaacgatgcttcgagggtgactgttgttgatgtgtgcagagggtccctggttcgtgcccgagtaggggcgaggggacggtctaaagttatactgttacaccgaCTTCAGCTCTGGTCTTGTGAGTGTAatactggggtgtattcactaggaaccaaatggAACCAAACAAAAGCAAACGTAACGAAACAGGGAGgaactgaatttgtccaatagaaactcattTTTGTGGCAACAACATTTTGCAACAGTGTGCGATGAATGAATACACCCCCTGGTATGCTGCACAAGCTCTCACTCACCTTGAGCATGTCAGTCAGGTAGAGAGCGATGCTCTTCATCAGCATGCGGTTGGGCTGCAGCTTGGAGCTCTTCCTACTGGCTATGTAGGTGTTGCTCTGGGTCACCAGCGCCCTCATCTCCTCCATGGTGCTGCGCGTGTCCACGTTGTCACACAGCGCCGCGTGGACTGCTGCCTTCCTCTCATAGAAACTACAGACAGGGACAATGGAGGAGTGGGCGGGGTTTACTCTCATAGAAACTACAGACAGGGACAATGGAGGAGTGGGCGGGGTTTACTCTCATAGAAACTACAGACAGGGACAATGGAGGAGTGGGCGGGGTTTACTCTCATAGAAACTACAGACAGGGACAATGGAGTGGGTGGGGTTTACTCTCATAGAAACTACAGACAGGGACAATGGAGTGGGTGGGGTTTACTCTCATAGAAACTACAGACAGGGACAATGGAGTGGGTGGGGTTTACTCTCATAGAAACTACAGACAGGGACAATGGAGGAGACAATGGGTGGGTGGGGTTTACTCTCATAGAAACTACAGACAGGGACAATGGAGTGGGTGGGGTTTACTCTCATAGAAACTACAGACAGGGACAATGGAGTGGGTGGGGTTTTCTAGAAACTCATAGAAACTACAGACAGGGACAATGGAGTGGGTGGGGTTTACTCTCATAGAAACTACAGACAGGGACAATGGAGGAGTGGGTGGGGTTTACTCTCATAGAAACTACAGACAGGGACAATGGAGGAGTGGGTGGGGTTTACTCATAGAAACTACAGACAGGGACAATGCTAGTGGGGGTTTCCTCTCTAGTCTACACATGGAGCTGCCACCAGGGGGCAGTCATTCAGAACAGATGATTAAGTGGTACATTGTTTGAGTACTCCCTCACACCTGCAACACGGGTTTGTCATAAAACATGACATTACATGGAATGACTAATGACTACTAGGTCATATCAGAACTCTTTACCAAAATCCTGTTATGAAGCTTGAAACACTGAAACCTTATTGAAGCCTTCAGATGTTTCGATTTGTGTGCCATGCCTCATAagacaggttttttttttaaaaaaaggTCCTTCCAGGCCACAAGCTCCAAGGGACTTCAACAACCCCATAACGAAGGCATTATTACCAAACCTTCAAAACGAAGTCGTATCGATTATTAACACCAGGcttgtgacctctcacctctcgtTGAGCTCCATCTCTGCTGCCTCCCACTTCTCAAACTGTCCGGTGATGTCACAGGGAGCTCGGAGAATGTCTTTGACGTTGAGGAAAAACTCCTgttgaggagaggaagaagactaACTGAAAAAGAAAGTCCCCTTGTGGTCAGCGGACTCAAACAGGTGCACTTTGAGTCCTCCGAGCCGGAGAGTAGAAGAAAAACTAAAACAATTTCATGAAAATAAACACTCCTAAGCTAACACGCTAACACGCTAGCTGCTCCTGTACACTTCCAGTCTACAGACAGGGACAATGGAGGAGTTGGCGATGGCCCTATCAGAGCCGGCGCCAGAATGAATCAGTTGGACAGGCATTTGGAGGAGTTGGCGATGGCCCTATCAGAGCCGGCGCCAGAATGAATCAGTTGGACAGGCATTTGGAGGAGTTGGCGATGGCCCTATCAGAGCCGGCGCCAGAATGAATCAGTTGGACAGGCATTTGGGAGCCGGCGCCAGAATGAGTTGGCAGAATGAATCAGTTGGACAGGCATTTGGAGGAGTTGGCGATGGCCCTATCAGAGCCGGCGCCAGAATGAATCAGTTGGACAGGCATTTGACTTCCATAATTGACAAGAGACGCGCTCCAACAAGCAGCGagacagcgcccctctgtctcagtatgttaaacccatgtatctgatgctatcTGGCCAAAAAGAGTATTGCATGTCATAATTTTATTTGATGGGTTTTATAGTATAGTAGTAAATGTGGCATGAAttcaaccagtcatgatgttttcatccgattgttaaacaaatcacttGGAAAAAAGTAGGTTACATTTGTACATTTGTCCCAAATAATtattcggggcggcagggtagcctagtggttagagcgttggactagtaaccggaaggttgcaagttcaaacccctgagctgacaaggtacaaatctgtcgttctgcacctgaacaggcccacagttcctaggtcgtcattgaaaataagaatttgttcttaactgacttgcctagttaaataaaggtaaaataaatcaaataataatTACAGCATTTGAACAGTGCACCGGGCAActttccttcaattcacaagtGTCTGAAACCATCTCACCGGAGAAAACATCCCAGAGGGCAAAGCAGCTCCTTATCATATGTAGCCCAGGTATCTGATGCAGTCTGGCCCCCCAAAAATGATAACATGGGcccacacatactgagacagagggccGCTGTTTCGCTCAGACGCTCGTTAGCGCCCGTcactcaaataaataattaacatTGAAATATTTTATTTAGACGGGCAAGGAGGTACGTATGGTAGTGTGGGCCAAGCCCCCTAAGACCTGCCCATAACGCAGGCCCTGGGCTCCAGAAACTACACACAGATACATAAAAGGACTTAGATGCCAAAATGTTGACCTACTCGTTTAAGAATATATAGAGAAGTACCTCTAGGCTATATTATCACTTACATTCAGGAATTTCTCGTAGTGGACAGCCGACTCCATGGTGTTGGAGGAGTAATCCAGCGTGTCCTTCCAGGAATGCATCAGGAAGGCTAGACGGAGCTGCCGAGCTGAGgggaacacacagagaacagCTGTTAGcttgcacgcagacacacacacacactcctgaacACACACCCACATGAACATAATGCTATTGTTTTAATGGCTACTGAGAAGTTTCTTCACCTGTGTTCTTCGCCAGGGCATCCTTGATGGTGATGAAGTTCTTGAGAGATTTGGACATCTTGCAGCCTGCGATGGTCAGGTGACCAGTGTGCAGGAAGTAGCGAACCCAGTGGTCGTTCTCAAAGTAAGCCTGCGTGGACAGGTATCCTGCGTGTTATTCAACTTGAATACTACGGTTACATTTCAATTCCCTACCCTTCTCccctgaagtgtacactccttCACTCGCCCTTGTGGACTTTGCTGCTACTATAGGCCAATGCTTTCAAATCCTAGAGGgggagtgaacaagtgcacacttaaGAGTGCACAAACAGACCACTGTCCATGTCATAGAAACAGATTACTCGAGACAAAACCCTTACCTCGGACTGAGCCAACTCATTATCGTGATGGGGGAATCGGAGGTCAAACCCTCCCCCGTGGATGTCCATGGACTCTCCCAAGATGGAACCAGCCATAGCAGAACATTCGATATGCCAGCCAGGCCGTCCCTTTCCCCAGGGTGAGTCCCAGGACGGCTCCCCCGGCTTAGAGGCCTTCCACAGGGCAAAGTCATTCTGCGACCTCTTCTCACTGAGCTGGTCTGCTGAGACACTCAGATCTCCTGCAGGACACAGAGGACGACCAATAACTCACATACATTGTAGCACTTTGTGTTTTTTTAAAAGCTCTTTATAAATGATTCATATTATTACCCTCTCCCTCCTGCAGAGCTTTCATGTCGCCGACCGCCTCGGGTACCAGCTTGCCGTACGCGTGCTTCTGGCTGGTGGCAAACTTGGCTGTGTCAAAATAAACTGAGCCGTTGGACTCGTACCTGCCcacgggaaaatcaaaagaacccGACAGAGATAGAAGGATGAACTGAGAGTTGTTTTACAACTAATTAGAGGACGGGGGGCCTGAATGATAACAGAGACCATCTCTCCCTTACCCGAAGTCATTGTCTAGGATCTTCTTCACAAAGTCCACGATCTCTGGGCAGTACTCGCTGACGCGGGTGAGTACGTCTGGGGGAAGGACCTGGGGGGGTTAAACACAGAAGAGGTGGGGGAATCAGTCATTTTAACAACCATCATCAGATTGGCACTAGAAATGTAGTCATTTTAATAGTAAAATAGGATTAACAATTAGAAATATTCATGTTATATTACTGCTAAAATACTGTATGGTTTATGAGATAGGGCCCTGTGATTTGCATAATCGTGTGACATAAGATTTGATCCTGTGTTTGAACTCTTATCCAGAAATGAAAAGacattatctgaggatggtgctgaaCCATCTGACATAAAAAGAAAAGAGGACAGTTTGATAAAAACaccttaaataaaataaaaaggttaaaaTTCAGGTCATGTGATATAATAGTGTGACATATAGTGACATAATAGTTGTGTGCTTCCACCTACATTCAAGATTACTCATCTGATAATGAGCACTGACACTAGAAAAGTTCATAGTAAAATACAATTAAcaattttttataaatataaatgtaatatGAATGATAAAATATGGGTTGTGTGTGCTTCCACCTACATTCAAGGCGTCCATGTCGTTGTGGTACTCCCCTTCCCAGAACTTTGGAAGAAGAGAGAAGATGGAGTTCTCGGTCACCTGACTGCCAAATTGAGCATCCAACCAATCAGACAGCAGGTCTTTGGCCTTCTCCAGTAACACCTTCAAAAAGAACCAAAAGAACACATTTGACTTCGGTTGTCTCTGGTGTTCTTTTTCGTAAAGTGTGTCGCACGGGAGGTTGGTGTCACCTTAATcagggaggacaggcttgtggtaatgactggagcggcatcagtggaatggtatcaaatacacccaacacatggtttccatggtttccaggtgtttccatggtttccatgtgtttgatgccattccacgtGCTCCGTTCCGGGCCATTatcatgagccgtcctcccctcgaCTGTGTCGAGACAATCAAATGTGACTTGACTAGGTAACTCAGTCCAAACCTCTGGAAGTGTATTAGACTTGTCAGGAACCGTAGAGATCCATGTTGTACAGCAGGGAGGAGATCTTACCTGAGCCAGGTGTTGTATGTCAGCCTCCCCAGCCTTGCTCTCCACCGCCCCCTGCAGGGGTCCCAGAGCAGCAGCGACGGCAGAGTCCAGCCTCTCCAGCATCTGTTTCTTGTCTGGGTCTGTGGTCTCGGCCAGCTTGGCCTGGAAGGGCTGCAAATGATATGGAGTGAATGGGATGTTAGAGGTGGTAATGTGGCATCCAGCGCCCAAGTTCaccactctctctattatatggGACGGTTCATTCTCACCCCCCCATTACAGGGGTGAACTTTAGAACCTGAGAGTATGCCCAGGACATGCCACTGTTCCACAGATGACCAATCACGTAGCCACACCTGTAAATAATGACAGATTCATATGTCATGAACTTTCTAGACACTATAAAGAGTTTGATGTCTTACCCCTCTGGCACTAAGGACATCCTGCAGTACCTGGGCGGCCGCTGGCTTCTTCTCTCTGTACTGTTCCAGAAGGTAGTTCTGTCTGGCCCGCCTGATGATCTGACACACAGACAAATGATCACTAACCATTCAGCCAACGGTTCAGTTTTCACAACAGAAGAGCGAGACATGTTGATTTGTACCACTGCTGGTTACCTTGTCATCTATGTCAGTAATGTTCATGCAGTAGAACACGTCGTATTTGAAATAGTTCATCAGAATCCTTCGGAGGATATCAAAAGATATGTAAGATCTGAAAAACAAAAAGGGATCAAATCATTTGATTTGGACACACATCTTAACATTCAAACACTGAAACTGATCTAAAGGTTCTACAGCAGGAAATAGTCTTAGTTCTAGACTATTATTTTCCAGAACCAGTTATGAGTCAGGAAAGTATGACCTTTGTTCCATCAAAATGTCATTATCAAAATGTAAtcattaaagatgcactatgcagaaatcactccccCCATTtactggttgctaaaattcaaatagttcgcctaatttcagtttctgTGACAAAACAAACAAGTGTGGTGTAGAGACTCatcgtaccatctaaaccactgaaataTATTCCCCATAACCACAAACGGTTGTAttgtcagctgtttgaagctgctgtacaaaacccaaagtaaaagatgccaaaacaaaacttaagaacgggcAGCATAGAAATACCACACGtagaacagatctacagcttcttagacaatttttctatgtgaatttggtcgggtcggtCAGGTACATACTGCACCTTTAAAATCATTTAAATGCCAGTTAGGTGAGTTGTGAGCCCTCACCTGCATTTTCACGACATATTTATGGTTTCTTCTTCTATTTGTGACTACTggactaaacctattggactatagactaaacctattggactatagactatacccattggactaaacctattggactatagactaaacctattggactaaacctattggactatagacaaaacctattggactatagactaaacctattggactatagactaaacctattggactatagactaaacctattggactatagactataccattggactatagactaaacctattgaactatagactaaacctattggactaaacctattggactatagactgtacccattggactatagactaaacctattggactatacctattggactatagactaaacctattggactatagactaaacctattggactaaacctattggactatagacaaaacctattggactatagactaaacctattgaactatagactaaacctattgaactatagactaaacctattggactaaacctattggactatagactgtacccattggactatagactaaacccattggactaaacctattggactatacctattggactatagactaaacctattggactaaacctattggactatagactaaacctattggactaaacctattggactatagactaaacctattggactatagactaaacctattggactatagactaaacctattggactatagactaaacctattggactatagactataccattggactatagactaaacctattggactatagactacacccattggactatagactacacccattggactatagactaaacctattgaactatagactaaacctattggactaaacctattggactatagactaaacctattggactatagactaaacctattggactatagactaaacctattggactatagactaaacctattggactatagactacacccattggactatagactacacccattggactatagactaaacctattgaactatagactaaacctattggactatagactgtacccattggactatagactaaacccattggactaaacctattggactatagactaaacctattggactaaacctattggactatagactaaacctattggactatagactaaacctattggactatagactaaacctattgaaCTATAGACTAAACCTACTGGACTACacccattggactatagactaaacctattggactatagactaaacctattggactatagactaaacctattggactaaacctattggactatagacaaaacctattggactatagactaaacctattggactatagactaaacctattggactatagactataccattggactatagactaaacctattggactatagactacacccattggactatagactacacccattggactatagactaaacctattgaactatagactaaacctattggactaaacctattggactatagactgtacccattggactatagactaaacccattggactaaacctattggactatagactaaacctattggactaaacctattggactatagactaaacctattggactatagactacacccattggactatagactaaacctattgaactatagactaaacctattggactacacccattggactatagactaaacctattgaactatagactaaacctattggactaaacctattggactatagactaaacctattggactaaacctattggactatagactaaacctattggactaaacctattggactatagactaaacctattggactatagactaaacctattggactaaacctattggactatagactaaacctattggactacagactaaacctattggactatgGACTACacccattggactatagactatacccattggactatagactatacccattggactatagactatacccattggactatagactatacccattggactatagactatacccattggactatagactatacccattggactatagactatacccattggactatagactatacccattggactatagactatacccattggactatagactatacccattggactatagactatacccattggactatacccattggactatagactgtacccattggact includes these proteins:
- the cars1 gene encoding cysteine--tRNA ligase, cytoplasmic isoform X1 — translated: MGHARSYISFDILRRILMNYFKYDVFYCMNITDIDDKIIRRARQNYLLEQYREKKPAAAQVLQDVLSARGPFQAKLAETTDPDKKQMLERLDSAVAAALGPLQGAVESKAGEADIQHLAQVLLEKAKDLLSDWLDAQFGSQVTENSIFSLLPKFWEGEYHNDMDALNVLPPDVLTRVSEYCPEIVDFVKKILDNDFGYESNGSVYFDTAKFATSQKHAYGKLVPEAVGDMKALQEGEGDLSVSADQLSEKRSQNDFALWKASKPGEPSWDSPWGKGRPGWHIECSAMAGSILGESMDIHGGGFDLRFPHHDNELAQSEAYFENDHWVRYFLHTGHLTIAGCKMSKSLKNFITIKDALAKNTARQLRLAFLMHSWKDTLDYSSNTMESAVHYEKFLNEFFLNVKDILRAPCDITGQFEKWEAAEMELNESFYERKAAVHAALCDNVDTRSTMEEMRALVTQSNTYIASRKSSKLQPNRMLMKSIALYLTDMLKTFGAIEGTEPIGFPVGGDGHHVDMETTVMPYLKVLSDFRESVRKIAREQNVTEVLQLCDVVRNDTLPELGVRLEDHEGLPTVVKLVDKETLLRERNEKKKMEDEKKNKKEEAAKKKLEQELAKLAKMKISPCDMFRSETDKYSSFDETGFPTHDVEGKDLSKGQTKKLRKLHEAQEKLHQEYLQTNQNGC
- the cars1 gene encoding cysteine--tRNA ligase, cytoplasmic isoform X2, producing MSSSGELVKGKRVQHPWSAPAGSNLPKLRLYNSLTRTKELFVPQNGNKVSWYCCGPTVYDASHMGHARSYISFDILRRILMNYFKYDVFYCMNITDIDDKIIRRARQNYLLEQYREKKPAAAQVLQDVLSARGPFQAKLAETTDPDKKQMLERLDSAVAAALGPLQGAVESKAGEADIQHLAQVLLEKAKDLLSDWLDAQFGSQVTENSIFSLLPKFWEGEYHNDMDALNVLPPDVLTRVSEYCPEIVDFVKKILDNDFGYESNGSVYFDTAKFATSQKHAYGKLVPEAVGDMKALQEGEGDLSVSADQLSEKRSQNDFALWKASKPGEPSWDSPWGKGRPGWHIECSAMAGSILGESMDIHGGGFDLRFPHHDNELAQSEAYFENDHWVRYFLHTGHLTIAGCKMSKSLKNFITIKDALAKNTARQLRLAFLMHSWKDTLDYSSNTMESAVHYEKFLNEFFLNVKDILRAPCDITGQFEKWEAAEMELNESFYERKAAVHAALCDNVDTRSTMEEMRALVTQSNTYIASRKSSKLQPNRMLMKSIALYLTDMLKTFGAIEGTEPIGFPVGGDGHHVDMETTVMPYLKVLSDFRESVRKIAREQNVTEVLQLCDVVRNDTLPELGVRLEDHEGLPTVVKLVDKETLLRERNEKKKMEDEKKNKKEEAAKKKLEQELAKLAKMKISPCDMFRSETDKYSSFDETGFPTHDVEGKDLSKGQTKKLRKLHEAQEKLHQEYLQTNQNGC
- the cars1 gene encoding cysteine--tRNA ligase, cytoplasmic isoform X3, encoding MGHARSYISFDILRRILMNYFKYDVFYCMNITDIDDKIIRRARQNYLLEQYREKKPAAAQVLQDVLSARGPFQAKLAETTDPDKKQMLERLDSAVAAALGPLQGAVESKAGEADIQHLAQVLLEKAKDLLSDWLDAQFGSQVTENSIFSLLPKFWEGEYHNDMDALNVLPPDVLTRVSEYCPEIVDFVKKILDNDFGYESNGSVYFDTAKFATSQKHAYGKLVPEAVGDMKALQEGEGDLSVSADQLSEKRSQNDFALWKASKPGEPSWDSPWGKGRPGWHIECSAMAGSILGESMDIHGGGFDLRFPHHDNELAQSEAYFENDHWVRYFLHTGHLTIAGCKMSKSLKNFITIKDALAKNTARQLRLAFLMHSWKDTLDYSSNTMESAVHYEKFLNEFFLNVKDILRAPCDITGQFEKWEAAEMELNESFYERKAAVHAALCDNVDTRSTMEEMRALVTQSNTYIASRKSSKLQPNRMLMKSIALYLTDMLKTFGAIEGTEPIGFPVGGDGHHVDVSIALEIPGCYWIPSRRRWSSCGCKYCPGDTRLLLDSQ